In the Brevundimonas sp. LM2 genome, CGGCGGCGCCTCGGATTGGCCCGACCTCGCGGTGGTGTTAGACTGAAAGCATGACCGTCCACGTCACGATCCCGCTCGAGGACAAGGCCAAGGCAGAGCTGGACGCCTGGGCTGAGCCCAGAGGCGTCCCTGTGGCCGACGTGCTGACCGATGCCGTGGAAACTTATCTGGCGGATACCCGGCATATCGCGGACGCAAGGTTGCGGGGGCAGGCCGCCTTGGCCGCCGGCGATGTTCACGACCACGTTGATGTGGTGGCCGAGTTTGAGGAGCGGCGGGCGGCCTGGCGGCGGCGCGGTTGAGGCTTCGCTGGACAGGTCCCGCGCTGCAGGATCTGCGCGAGACTTTATCGCTCGCGATAAGCTCGGGGCTGCGGATGCCCTGGTCGGACGCATCTTCGAAGCGGCGGAAGATCTGGTGAACTTCCCGCTGCGCGGCCTGGAACACAGTGGGACACGAGTGCGTCTTCTGCCCATCAAAGGTACGTCGATGATGCTGATCTACGAGATCGTCGACGATGCG is a window encoding:
- a CDS encoding type II toxin-antitoxin system RelE/ParE family toxin, with protein sequence MWWPSLRSGGRPGGGAVEASLDRSRAAGSARDFIARDKLGAADALVGRIFEAAEDLVNFPLRGLEHSGTRVRLLPIKGTSMMLIYEIVDDATLIYEVRHMARRPFGGATDYSALLRSGGLHCSSTLFAA